A section of the Arcobacter roscoffensis genome encodes:
- a CDS encoding LegC family aminotransferase — translation MQKTVDFIKQTFNTNEFIPLHEPRFIGNEKKYLNDCIDSTFVSSVGKYVDTFEKEFAKRVGSKYAIATVNGTAALHISLLLADVKKDDEVITQPLTFIATCNAISYIGAKPIFVDVDLDTMGLSPESLKNFLETNCEIIENKCINKTTGKTIKACVPMHTFGHACRINEINEICDIWYISLVEDAAESLGGYYKDKHTGTFGKVGAFSFNGNKIITSGGGGVIVTDDESLAKKAKHITTTAKVPHPYEYVHDEIGYNYRLPNINAALLVAQLEQIDKFLESKRNLATKYKEFFLENNIKFITEPKDSKSNYWLQAILLDDENQRNEFLDFTNKNGVMTRPIWKLMNELEMFKDCQKTDLKNAKYLEKRVVNIPSSVIL, via the coding sequence ATGCAAAAAACAGTTGATTTTATAAAACAAACATTTAATACAAATGAGTTTATCCCTTTACATGAGCCGAGATTTATAGGTAATGAAAAGAAGTATTTAAATGATTGTATCGATTCTACATTTGTATCAAGTGTTGGAAAATATGTAGATACTTTTGAAAAAGAGTTTGCAAAAAGAGTTGGAAGTAAGTATGCGATAGCAACTGTAAACGGAACAGCTGCACTTCATATTTCACTACTTTTAGCAGATGTGAAAAAAGATGATGAAGTTATCACTCAACCACTTACTTTTATTGCAACTTGTAATGCTATCAGTTATATAGGAGCAAAACCTATATTTGTGGATGTTGATTTAGATACGATGGGTTTAAGTCCTGAATCACTTAAGAACTTCTTAGAAACAAATTGTGAAATTATAGAAAATAAATGTATAAATAAAACAACTGGAAAAACTATAAAAGCATGCGTTCCAATGCATACATTTGGACACGCTTGTAGAATAAATGAGATAAATGAAATTTGTGATATTTGGTATATTTCCTTAGTAGAAGATGCAGCTGAAAGTTTAGGCGGTTACTATAAAGACAAACATACAGGAACTTTTGGAAAAGTTGGAGCATTTTCTTTTAATGGAAATAAAATCATAACTTCTGGTGGTGGTGGAGTTATCGTTACAGATGATGAATCATTAGCAAAAAAAGCGAAGCATATCACTACTACAGCAAAAGTCCCTCATCCATATGAATATGTACATGACGAGATAGGATATAATTATCGACTTCCAAATATTAATGCAGCACTTTTAGTAGCTCAGTTAGAACAAATTGATAAATTTTTAGAATCAAAAAGAAATTTAGCCACAAAATATAAAGAATTCTTTTTAGAAAACAATATAAAATTTATTACTGAACCAAAAGATTCAAAATCAAATTATTGGCTTCAGGCTATTTTACTGGACGATGAAAATCAAAGAAATGAATTTTTAGACTTTACAAATAAAAATGGTGTAATGACAAGACCAATTTGGAAGCTAATGAATGAACTTGAAATGTTCAAAGATTGTCAAAAAACAGATTTGAAAAATGCGAAATATCTTGAAAAAAGAGTTGTAAATATACCTAGTTCGGTGATTTTATAA
- a CDS encoding NeuD/PglB/VioB family sugar acetyltransferase produces the protein MKEKIVLIGGGGHCHSVIDVIEQENKYEIIGIVDIKENIGKKVLNYKVIACDDDLDTIFQTCENAIITVGQIESNQIRIKIYNKLKQIGFNLPVIISPFAYVSKYVDVNEGTVIMHHVLVNANSKIGKNCIINTKALIEHDSVIEDNCHISTASVINGGVTVKENSFFGSNATSKQYIDINGFIKAGSLVK, from the coding sequence ATGAAAGAAAAAATAGTTCTTATTGGTGGTGGAGGACACTGTCATAGTGTTATTGATGTAATTGAGCAAGAAAATAAATATGAAATTATTGGAATAGTAGATATAAAAGAAAATATAGGTAAAAAAGTTTTGAATTATAAAGTTATTGCTTGTGATGATGATTTAGATACAATTTTTCAAACTTGTGAAAATGCAATTATAACAGTAGGACAAATTGAATCAAACCAAATAAGAATTAAAATTTATAATAAATTAAAACAAATAGGATTTAATTTACCCGTAATTATTTCACCATTTGCTTATGTTTCAAAATATGTAGATGTGAATGAAGGAACAGTTATTATGCATCATGTTCTTGTAAATGCAAATTCAAAAATAGGTAAAAACTGTATAATAAACACAAAAGCACTTATTGAACATGATAGTGTTATAGAAGATAATTGTCATATTTCGACAGCAAGTGTAATAAATGGTGGGGTTACAGTAAAAGAAAATAGTTTTTTTGGAAGTAATGCAACTTCCAAACAATATATAGATATAAATGGATTTATAAAAGCGGGGAGTTTAGTAAAGTGA
- the neuB gene encoding N-acetylneuraminate synthase, translated as MNKVFIIAEAGVNHNGSIELAKELIDVASESGADAVKFQTFKAEKLVSKNAQKADYQKQTTDTKESQFDMIKKLELDMDTHKELMAYCKTKNIMFLSTPFDHDSIELLNDLGLEIFKIPSGEITNLPYLRYIGELNKKVVLSTGMADIGEIEDALDVLHEAGTKKENITVLHANTMYPTPMEDVNLKAMVTIGNTFDIDFGYSDHTLGIEVDIAAVAMGASCIEKHFTLDKTMDGPDHKASLEPAELKAMVDAIRNIELALGSSVKKPSKSEIPNMKIARKSIVAKSEIKRGEILDKDNLAIKRPGNGINPMRWDEIVGTIATKDYKEDEII; from the coding sequence GTGAATAAAGTATTTATAATCGCAGAAGCAGGAGTAAACCATAATGGTTCAATCGAACTTGCAAAAGAGTTGATTGATGTAGCTAGTGAAAGTGGAGCAGATGCAGTTAAATTTCAGACATTTAAGGCAGAAAAATTAGTTTCAAAAAATGCACAAAAAGCAGATTATCAAAAACAAACTACTGATACAAAAGAATCACAATTTGATATGATAAAAAAACTTGAACTTGATATGGATACACATAAAGAACTAATGGCTTATTGTAAAACTAAAAATATTATGTTTCTATCTACTCCGTTTGACCATGATAGTATTGAACTATTAAATGATTTAGGACTTGAAATATTTAAAATACCAAGTGGTGAAATTACAAATTTACCATATCTTAGATATATAGGAGAGCTAAACAAAAAAGTAGTTCTTTCAACAGGTATGGCAGATATTGGTGAGATAGAAGATGCTTTAGATGTACTTCATGAAGCAGGCACAAAAAAAGAAAATATCACAGTACTACATGCAAATACTATGTATCCAACACCTATGGAAGATGTAAATCTAAAAGCTATGGTAACTATAGGAAATACATTTGATATTGACTTTGGGTATAGTGACCATACCTTAGGAATAGAAGTTGATATTGCTGCAGTTGCTATGGGAGCAAGCTGTATTGAAAAGCATTTTACTTTAGATAAGACAATGGACGGGCCCGACCATAAAGCAAGTTTAGAGCCAGCTGAATTAAAAGCTATGGTAGATGCTATACGAAATATAGAGTTAGCTCTTGGAAGTAGTGTAAAAAAACCATCAAAAAGTGAAATCCCAAATATGAAAATAGCTAGAAAATCTATAGTTGCAAAATCTGAAATAAAAAGAGGTGAAATTTTAGATAAAGATAATCTTGCTATAAAAAGACCAGGTAATGGAATAAATCCTATGCGATGGGATGAGATAGTTGGAACAATAGCAACTAAAGATTATAAAGAGGATGAAATAATATGA
- a CDS encoding GNAT family N-acetyltransferase: MSKSLVFNKIPLEEIEIGMTVSYSQTITDTDIKEFAGLSGDRNPVHLDENYANNSRFKKRIAHGMMTASYFSALFGTKIPGEGCVYTYQSLNFKKPVYINDTVEAIVTVTGIDLEKRRVKFKTVCRVDKKIVTYGEAELYVPIEFRKIMINDKSELLQYKAQILDLFEHSFGSKMDESLWDWAYIENPNGNPIVSLYFDGEKLVGHYAVIPIRFILNQKNLDAVLSMTTMVDLAYRKYGIFIEQANEVYEKANGLGYKFVCGFPNKKSAPGFKKRLDWILEEDLYVANFSYDELQQIERKSYPNAISFNIQNKENLEWRLAKANQNYFKKNNNILKEFEGNFDIIFNGVDFSNLDRDKKYNLLLDHSLDKHLDKKEFDYIFGYRLFDISLEGIEFKKDLIISDVF; this comes from the coding sequence ATGAGTAAATCATTAGTTTTTAATAAAATTCCACTTGAAGAAATTGAAATTGGGATGACTGTAAGTTATTCTCAAACTATTACTGATACAGATATTAAGGAGTTCGCAGGATTGTCAGGAGATAGAAATCCAGTTCATCTAGATGAAAATTATGCCAATAATTCAAGATTTAAAAAAAGAATAGCTCATGGAATGATGACAGCCTCTTATTTTTCTGCTTTGTTTGGTACTAAAATTCCAGGAGAAGGTTGTGTGTATACTTATCAATCTTTAAACTTTAAAAAACCTGTTTATATTAATGATACCGTTGAAGCTATTGTTACAGTAACAGGTATTGATTTAGAAAAAAGAAGAGTAAAATTTAAAACCGTATGTAGAGTTGATAAGAAAATAGTGACATATGGAGAAGCTGAACTTTATGTTCCTATTGAATTTAGAAAAATTATGATTAATGATAAAAGTGAGTTATTACAATATAAGGCACAAATTTTAGACTTATTTGAACATAGTTTTGGCAGTAAAATGGATGAAAGTCTTTGGGACTGGGCATATATTGAAAATCCAAATGGAAATCCAATAGTTTCACTTTATTTTGATGGAGAAAAACTTGTTGGGCATTATGCCGTAATTCCAATAAGATTTATACTCAATCAGAAAAATTTAGATGCTGTTCTTTCAATGACAACTATGGTGGACTTAGCTTATAGAAAATATGGTATTTTTATTGAACAAGCAAATGAAGTCTATGAGAAAGCTAATGGGTTAGGTTACAAATTTGTATGTGGCTTCCCAAATAAAAAATCAGCTCCAGGATTTAAAAAACGATTAGATTGGATACTTGAAGAAGATTTATATGTTGCTAATTTTTCTTATGATGAATTGCAACAAATAGAAAGAAAGAGTTATCCAAATGCAATATCTTTTAATATACAAAATAAAGAAAATCTAGAGTGGAGACTAGCTAAAGCAAACCAAAACTATTTTAAAAAAAATAACAATATTCTAAAAGAGTTTGAAGGGAATTTTGACATAATATTTAACGGTGTTGATTTTTCAAATCTTGATAGAGATAAAAAATATAATTTATTGCTAGACCATAGTTTAGATAAACATTTAGATAAAAAAGAGTTTGATTATATTTTTGGATATAGGTTATTTGATATTTCTTTAGAGGGTATTGAGTTTAAAAAAGATTTGATTATATCGGATGTATTTTAA
- the neuC gene encoding UDP-N-acetylglucosamine 2-epimerase, with the protein MKKILAFSSIRSDYDLMSPLYRLLDEDKEIDFKIIVSGAHLSTNFGYSVNQIRKDGFDILLEIETLLNSDTGLSRAKSASLLFQNSLETIAKFNPDLMIYAGDREDVIIYSMIGGYLNIPTVHVFAGDHVEDGYIDNPIRHATSKLSTSHFVTLEEHKKRLVRMGEDSMRVFVTGNISLDKFVQFQPLEKEKIKNVFDIKSDFENFALMIFHPITEEVENVDTYFENILKNLEERKINTFVSYPNVDEGNQKLVKVIEEYKDNKNFIFYKNLDRNIFMSIYKHSKFIIGNSSSGICEAASLKIPAINVGLRQRGRYSEKNVLFCGTNYEEIGKNIDKATSEDFLNNLSNLKNPYGDGNSGNKAYEIIKTIDFKSMIAKVEDPLKVELL; encoded by the coding sequence ATGAAAAAGATATTAGCTTTTAGTTCTATTCGGTCTGATTATGACTTGATGTCACCACTTTATAGACTACTTGATGAAGATAAAGAAATTGATTTTAAAATCATCGTAAGTGGGGCTCATTTGTCTACAAATTTTGGATATAGTGTTAATCAAATAAGAAAAGATGGGTTTGATATATTATTAGAAATAGAAACGTTGTTAAATTCTGATACAGGCCTTTCACGAGCAAAAAGTGCTAGTTTATTGTTTCAAAATAGTTTAGAAACTATTGCAAAATTTAATCCAGATTTGATGATATATGCAGGTGATAGAGAAGATGTGATAATATATTCGATGATTGGTGGTTATTTAAATATTCCAACAGTACATGTATTTGCAGGAGATCATGTAGAAGATGGATATATTGATAATCCTATTCGCCATGCAACATCAAAACTTTCAACTTCACATTTTGTAACTCTAGAAGAACATAAAAAAAGACTAGTTCGAATGGGGGAAGATTCTATGAGAGTATTTGTAACTGGAAATATTTCGCTTGATAAATTCGTACAATTTCAACCACTAGAAAAAGAAAAGATAAAAAATGTTTTTGATATAAAAAGTGACTTTGAAAATTTTGCATTAATGATATTTCATCCAATTACAGAAGAAGTAGAAAATGTAGATACTTATTTTGAAAACATACTAAAAAATCTTGAAGAAAGAAAAATTAATACATTTGTAAGCTATCCAAATGTTGATGAAGGGAATCAAAAACTTGTAAAGGTAATAGAAGAATATAAAGATAATAAAAATTTTATATTTTATAAAAACCTAGACAGAAATATTTTTATGTCTATATATAAACATTCAAAATTTATCATAGGTAACTCTTCATCTGGTATTTGTGAGGCAGCAAGTTTAAAAATACCTGCAATAAATGTTGGGTTAAGACAAAGGGGAAGATATTCAGAAAAAAATGTACTTTTTTGCGGGACAAACTATGAAGAAATTGGTAAAAATATAGATAAAGCTACCTCAGAGGATTTTCTTAATAATTTGAGCAATTTAAAAAACCCATATGGTGATGGAAACAGTGGTAACAAAGCTTACGAAATTATAAAAACTATAGATTTTAAATCTATGATAGCAAAAGTTGAAGATCCCTTAAAAGTAGAATTATTATGA
- a CDS encoding PIG-L deacetylase family protein, with amino-acid sequence MKNKVLIIAVHPDDETLGCGGTLLKHKVNGDEIHWLICTTIDKKHNYYEKREKEIEEVSKLYDFDSVHNLRLKTMQVDEYSMTELVSKISEVINEIQPNIVYLPFKGDVHSDHRKIFEASYSCTKSFRYPFIKKIYMIETLSETEFAPSTKEDSFIPNSFVDISEFINKKIDIMKVFESEISEHPFPRSERNIKALATLRGATCGYEYAESFILLKEIL; translated from the coding sequence ATGAAAAATAAAGTTTTAATTATAGCAGTTCATCCAGATGATGAAACATTAGGATGTGGCGGAACCTTACTTAAGCATAAAGTAAATGGTGATGAGATTCATTGGCTTATTTGTACGACAATCGATAAAAAACACAATTACTATGAAAAAAGAGAAAAAGAGATTGAAGAGGTATCAAAACTTTATGATTTTGATAGTGTTCATAATCTTAGACTTAAAACAATGCAAGTAGATGAATATAGTATGACTGAACTAGTAAGTAAAATTTCAGAAGTTATAAATGAGATTCAACCAAATATTGTTTATCTTCCTTTTAAAGGAGATGTACATAGTGATCATAGAAAAATATTTGAAGCAAGTTATAGTTGCACAAAATCATTTCGTTACCCATTTATTAAAAAAATATATATGATAGAAACACTTAGTGAAACAGAATTTGCACCAAGTACTAAAGAAGATAGTTTTATACCTAATTCTTTTGTTGATATAAGTGAGTTTATTAACAAAAAGATTGATATTATGAAAGTGTTTGAAAGCGAAATATCAGAACACCCATTTCCACGTAGCGAGAGAAATATAAAAGCTTTAGCAACTTTAAGAGGTGCGACATGTGGATATGAATATGCAGAGAGTTTTATACTTTTAAAGGAAATATTATGA
- a CDS encoding nucleotidyltransferase family protein — MKNIQNIKLSIDSTIKEALQIIDNGALQIALIVDEDDKLLGTLTDGDIRRGLLKGLDLNNSVETIIFKTPTIAKISNTKEEILKLALSKKLHQIPIVDDSGKILGIQEIEELIKPKDKINKVILMVGGLGTRLRPLTENTPKPMLKVGNKPILQTIVEKFAEYGYTNIVMCVNYKSHVIQDYFDDGKEFGVNIEYILEEQRMGTAGALSLLKEKPTEPFFVMNGDLLTNVNFEHLHDFHTNNNSMGTMCVREYDFQVPYGVVNIEGSRIKSIEEKPTHNFFVSAGIYMLSPEVLKYIPENEFYDMPTLFEKLISENENAISFPLREYWLDIGRIEEYKKANEEYDGVF, encoded by the coding sequence ATGAAAAATATACAAAATATAAAACTAAGTATAGATTCTACGATAAAAGAAGCATTACAAATTATAGATAATGGAGCATTACAAATTGCTTTAATAGTTGATGAGGATGATAAGTTACTAGGAACCTTAACTGATGGGGATATTAGAAGAGGATTATTAAAAGGTTTGGATTTAAATAATTCTGTAGAAACTATAATTTTTAAAACACCAACTATTGCAAAAATTAGTAATACTAAAGAAGAGATTTTAAAACTGGCACTTTCAAAAAAACTTCATCAAATTCCAATAGTAGATGATAGTGGAAAAATTTTAGGTATACAAGAAATAGAAGAACTAATAAAACCAAAAGATAAAATAAATAAAGTTATTTTAATGGTAGGAGGACTTGGTACTAGGCTTCGACCTCTTACAGAAAACACCCCAAAACCGATGTTAAAAGTAGGAAATAAACCAATTTTACAAACTATAGTAGAAAAGTTTGCAGAATATGGATATACAAATATAGTGATGTGTGTAAATTATAAATCGCATGTTATACAAGACTATTTTGATGATGGTAAAGAATTTGGTGTAAATATAGAGTATATATTAGAAGAACAGCGAATGGGAACAGCAGGAGCTTTAAGCCTACTAAAAGAAAAACCAACCGAACCATTTTTTGTGATGAATGGAGACTTACTTACAAATGTAAATTTTGAACATCTTCATGATTTTCATACTAATAACAACTCTATGGGAACGATGTGTGTAAGAGAGTATGATTTTCAAGTTCCTTATGGAGTTGTAAATATTGAAGGAAGTAGAATAAAGTCAATAGAAGAAAAACCAACACATAACTTTTTTGTAAGTGCAGGTATTTATATGCTAAGTCCAGAGGTACTAAAATATATACCTGAAAATGAGTTTTATGATATGCCAACACTTTTTGAAAAGCTTATAAGTGAAAATGAAAATGCTATTTCTTTTCCACTTAGAGAATATTGGTTAGATATCGGAAGAATTGAAGAATATAAAAAAGCGAATGAAGAATATGACGGGGTGTTTTAA
- a CDS encoding cytidylyltransferase domain-containing protein, translating to MLNGKTFLGIIPARGGSKRLPGKNVLDLCGKPLIAWTIEEGLNSKYIDKVVVSSDDDVILEISKKFEAETMKRPDEFASDTASTFDVIKHTISNLERYDYIVLLQPTSPLRNEKHINEAIELLENKNADAIISVCEMEHSPLWSNTLNEGLSMQDFLRKEVLNKRSQDLEKYYRLNGAIYICKTTKLLEEKSFFLKENIYAYKMDRKSSIDIDEEIDFKIVKFIKCT from the coding sequence ATGTTAAATGGAAAAACTTTTTTAGGGATTATTCCTGCACGTGGTGGTAGTAAAAGATTACCTGGAAAAAATGTACTTGATTTGTGTGGTAAACCATTAATTGCTTGGACTATAGAAGAAGGATTGAATAGTAAATATATAGATAAGGTTGTTGTTTCAAGCGATGATGATGTGATTTTAGAGATTTCCAAAAAATTTGAAGCAGAAACTATGAAACGACCTGATGAATTTGCAAGTGATACAGCCTCTACTTTTGATGTTATTAAGCATACCATTAGTAATCTTGAAAGATATGATTATATAGTTTTACTTCAACCTACAAGTCCATTGAGAAATGAAAAACATATAAATGAAGCAATTGAACTTCTTGAAAATAAAAATGCAGATGCAATAATAAGTGTATGTGAGATGGAACATTCTCCACTTTGGTCAAATACTTTGAATGAAGGTCTTTCAATGCAAGACTTCTTAAGAAAAGAAGTTTTAAATAAACGAAGTCAAGACTTAGAAAAGTACTATAGACTAAATGGAGCTATTTATATATGTAAAACCACTAAACTATTGGAAGAAAAAAGTTTCTTTTTAAAAGAAAATATATATGCTTATAAAATGGATAGAAAAAGCTCTATTGATATAGATGAAGAAATAGATTTTAAAATAGTGAAGT